In Aliidongia dinghuensis, the DNA window CGCCATGGGTCTTGAGCGCCTCGCCGATCTGCCAGCCGATCGGGAAGCACGGGTTGAGCGACGACATCGGCTCCTGGAACACCATGGCGATGTCCTTGCCGATGAGCCGGCGCCGGTCGCGCGGGCTGATGCCGAGCAGATCGATGCCGTCGAACTTCATGACGTCGGCCGTGACTTTGCCCGGGTAGCCGATAAGGCCCATGAGCGCCAGCATGGAGACGCTCTTGCCGGAGCCCGATTCGCCGACGACGCACAGGATCTCGCCCGGGTCGAGGTTCATGTCGAGCCGGTCGACGGCGCGGAACAAGCCGCGCGACGTCGCGAACTCGACGGTAAGGTTGCGGATTTCGAGGGCGGACATCAGCGCTTCAGCTTCGGATCGAGGGCGTCGCGCAACCCGTCGCCGAACAGGTTGAAGGCGAGCACGGTGATGAGGATGGCGAGGCCGGGGAAGGTCAGCATCCACCAGGCGCGCTGGTAATACTGCAGGGCGCCGGCCAGCATCGTGCCCCATTCCGGCGTCGGCGGCTGGGCGCCGAGGCCGAGGAAGCTCAAGGCCGCCTCATCGAGGATGGCGCTCGAGAAGCCGAGCGTCGCCTGGACGATGAGCGGCGCCACGCAATTCGGCAACACCGTGATCAGCATGAGCCGGAGCGTGCTGGCGCCGGCGCAGCGCGTCGCTGTCACATAGTCGCGCGCGAGTTCCGAGAGGGCCGCGGCGCGCACGAGCCGCGTGTAGTGCGGCAGCGTCACGATCGACACGGCGAACATGGCGTTCAAGAGGCTCGGATGGCCCAGGATCGCGACGATGACGACGGCCAGCACCAGGCTCGGGAACACGAGCAGCACGTCCATGAGCCGCATCAGCACGATGTCGACGAGCCCGCCGGCGAAGGCGGCGCTCAAGCCCAGGAGCGTGCCGACGGCAAGCGACAGGGTGACGACGATGCAGCCGATGATGAGCGACAGCCGGGCGCCGTGGATGAGGCGCGACAAGATGTCCCGGCCGAGGTCGTCGGTGCCGAGCGGGAACTGGAGTGTGCCGCCGTCGACCCAGGCCGGTGGGGCCAAGAGCGAGGAGCGGAACTGCTCGATCGGCGAATGGGGCGCCACGAACTCGGCACCGATCGCGATCACGATCAGCACGATCATGATGCCGAGGCCGAGGAGGGCGCCGCGGTTCTCGGCGAACGAGTTCCAGAAAGCGGCGAGGCGGCTGGGCGGCGGCCGGAGAGCCGCGCGGCCGTTGGCGGTGTCGATCGTCGCCATCAGCGTCGGATCCTGGGATTGAGAAAGCCGTAGGTGAGGTCGACGCCGAAATTGACCAGCATGACCAGGCTCGCGACCAGGAGCACGCCGCCCTGCAGCACCGGATAGTCGCGGCGCTGCACGGATGCGACCAGCCAATGGCCGACGCCGGGCCAGGAGAAGATCGTCTCGGTCAGGATGGCGCCGCCCAGGAGCGTGCCCACCTGCAGGCCTATCACGGTCACGACCGGGATGAGCGCGTTGCGGAGCGCGTGGATCAGCACGACCCGCGGGGCGCCCAAGCCTTTCGCCCGCGCGGTGCGGATATAATCCTCGTTCAGCACCTCGAGCATGGCGGAGCGCGTCATGCGCGCGACGGTCGCGAGCGGGATGGTGCCGAGCACGATCGCCGGCAGGATCAGATGGCTGAAGGCCGAGGTCACCGCACCCTGGTCGTCGGAGAACCAGGCGTCGATCAGCATGAAGCCGGTCACGGGCTCGATGTAGAAGGCATCCGAGATCCGGCCCGAGACCGGCGTCCAGCCGAGCCCGACCGAGAAGATCAGGATCATCATCAGGCCCCACCAGGGGATCGGCATCGAGGCGCCGGTCACCGACAGGCCCATCAGGCCATAATCGAACGGCGAGCCGCGCTTGACCGCGGCGACGACGCCCAGCGGCAGGCCGACCAGGATCGCGAACAGGATGGCGCAGACCGAAAGCTCGACCGTCGCCGGGAACAGTTCGGTGAATTCCTGCCAGACCGGCTGCTTGGTCACGACCGAGATGCCGAGGTCGCCTTTGGCCACCTGCAGCTCGTAGTCGACGAACTGCCGCCACAGCGGCTGGTCGAGCCCCGCCTCGTGGCGGAGTTCGGCGAGCCGCTCGGGCGCGATGCCGCGCTCGCCGAAGCGCACCTCGATCGGGTCGCCCGGGACGAGCCGGATGAGCGCGAAGGTCAGCAACGTCACGCCGATGAAGGTCGGAATGATCAGGCTGACCCGTCGGAGAATGAATCGGAGCAAGGGTGTCCCGTCAGGCGAGAATGAAAAGCGCGGACCGGGGCAGCGGCGACGCCCGCCGCCCCGGTCCGGACCGTTACTTCAGGTCGACCTGGTCGAACTGATGCTTGCCGAACGGGCTCATGGTGTAGCCCGTCACGTTCGCCCGCATCGGCATGAACACGACCGAATGCGCGATCAGGAAGAACGGCGCCTCGTCGTGCATGATGACCTGGGCCTGCAGATAGAGCTTCTTGCGCTCGTTCTGGTCGGTCAGCGTCGCCGCCTTGTTGATCAGGTCGTCGAACTGCTGGTTGCACCATTTGCTGGCGCTGCCGCCACCCGGACGGGCCGCGGCACAGCTCGACAGCGGCACGAAGAAATTGTCCGGGTCGCCGTTGTCGCCGGTCCAGCCGAGTTCGGCCGCCTGATGCTCGCCCTGCTGGACGCGCTTCCTGTATTCGCCCCATTCGTAGCTGACGATGTTCGCCTTGATGCCGACCTTGGCGAGATCGGACTGCATCAGCTCGGCGATGCGCTTGGCGTCCGGGTTATAGGGACGCTGCACCGGCATGGCCCAGAGGTCGGTCTCGAAGCCGCTCGGATATCCCGCGTCGGCCAAGAGCTTCTTGGCGGCCTCGGGGTCGTACTTGTAGTCCTGGATGTCGTTGTTGTAGGCCCACATCGTCGGCGGGATCAGGTTCTTCGCCGGCTGGCCGGCACCCTGATAGACCGCGTCCAGGATGGCCTTCTTGTCGATCGCCTCGTTGACGGCGATGCGCACGCGCTTGTCGTCGAACGGCTTCTTCTGGTTGTTGAAGGCGAGATAGCCGATGTTGAGGCCCGGCTGCTCCATGAGCTGCAGCGTCTTGTCGCCCTTGATCGACGGCAGATCGGCAATGTTCGGGAACGACATGACCTGGCATTCGTTGGCCCGCAGCTTGGCGAGACGTACTGCCGGATCCGTGGCGATCGAGAACACCAGGCTGTCGATCTTCGGCTTCGGCCCCCAATATCCCTTGAAGGCCGTGTAGTTGATCTTCGAGTCCTTTTCGTAGTGCTTGAACTCGAAGGGGCCCGTGCCGATCGGCTGCTGGTCGATCTGCTCCGGCTTGCCCTTCTTCAGAAGGGCGTCGGCATATTCCTTGGATTGGATCGACATGAAATCCATGGCCATGTCGGCCAGGAACGGCGCGTTCGGCCCGGTCAGCGTGACCTTGATGGTATAGGGGTCGACCTTCTCGACCGACTTCAGGAGCTTCGGGAAGCTCATGTCGTTGAAGTAGTCGTAAGAGCCGCCGGACACCTTGTGATAGGGATTGTCGTCCTTCCATTGCCGCTCGAACGAGAAGATCACGTCGTCGGCGTTGAAATCGCGCGTCGGCTTGAAGTCGGCATTGGAATGCCACTTCACGCCCTTGCGCAGATGGAAGGTATAGACCGTGCCGTCGGCCGACACGTCCCACTTCTCGGCCAGGCCCGACTCGACTTCGGTCGTGCCGTGCTTGAACTCGACCAGCTTGTTGTAGACCGGCAAGTTGGCGTCGAAGGTCGTGCCGGTCGTATTGATTTGCGGGTTGAAGTTTTCCGGCGCGCCTTCCGAGCAATAGACGAGCGTCTTAGCCTGAGCGCTCATTGCGCCCATGAACCCGAATGCCGCCAGCGCACAGGCTGCGGCCATGGCCTTGTGGGTCATCCTAACGTGTTCTCCTCTGTCGGTACCACGGCGTCCTGGCGGTGCTCTCCCCCCGACCGCCCGACGCTTCTGTTGGCGGGTGCATTAGACCACCTTTACGGTGCCTGTCAAACCGCACCGGAGCCGGTGCGGGCGCCCGGCGCCAAGCCCTCGACATTTATGGCAAAGTGCCGTGCCGGCCGCGATTTTCGCGCGGCCGGCATTCCGACCGGCCGGCGATCCGGCGTATAGTCGTTCCCGCCATGGAATTCCAGACGCCCTTCTCCGTCCACAGCGAGACGGTCCGACCCGAGTGGATCGACTACAACGGCCACATGAACGTCGCCTATTACGTGCTGGTGTTCGACCACGCGACCGACGCGCTGTTCGATGCGCTCGGCCTCGGCGCCGATTATCGCCAGGCCCGCGACCTGTCGCTGTTCGCGGTCGAGTCGCACATTCGCTACACGCGGGAACTGGCGCTGGGTGATCCGGTCCGGGTCGAGAGCCGGATCCTGGGCGCGGATGCCAAGCGGCTGCATTTCGGGCATGAGATGTTCCACGGCACCGGCGGCTGGCAGGCGGCGACGATCGAGCTCATGGCGGTGCATGTCGATTTGGCCACGCGGCGGACGGCCGCCTTCCCGTCGGACCGGCGACCGGTGATCGATGCGGCGGCGGCGGCGCACGCCCGGCTACCCGCGGCCGATTGGGTGGGGCGCCGCATCGTCCTGCCGCCGCCGCTGCGCTAGGGCCGGCCGATCATGCGCCCCACGTCGACCGCCGTGCCGGCGGGCTTCTTCGCGACACGCCGGCGCTGGCTCGAGCTGCGCTGGCGACTGCTGCAGCGCGCGCTCACGCACAGCGCGTTCCGCGACGACGAGCTCGCCTTCCTTGGCATCGCGGCCGTGGCGGGCGTGCTTGCGGCCCTCTGCGTCGTCGTGATGCGGATCATCGTGACGGCGATCCATGTCACCGCCTTCCAGATCCCGGCGGGCCAGCCGCTCAGCATGGGCGGTGTGCGGGAATGGCCGCTCGTGCTGATCGTGCCGGTCGCGGGCGGCCTCGCCGTCGGCGCCGTCACCTGGGCGATCCGCCGCAAGCGGCCGCACGAGATCGTCGACGCGATCGAGGCGAACGCGCTCTACGGCGGCCGCATGTCGGTGCGCGACAGCCTCAACCTGGCACTCCTAAGCATGCTGTCTTCCGGCGTCGGCGCCTCGGTCGGGCTCGAGGCTGCCTATACTCAGATCGGCTCCGGCCTCTCGTCGCAGCTGGCGGAATTCCTGAAGCTCCGGCGCGACGACCGGCGCACGCTCGTCGGCTGCGGTGCCGCCGCCGCCATCGCCGCCGCCTTCAATGCGCCCTTGGCCGGCGCGTTCTTCGCGTTCGAGCTGATCCTCGGCAGCTATACGCTTGCCCAGCTGGCACCGGTCACGATCGCCGCACTCGCCGGCACCTTCGTCACGCGCTGGGTGTTCGGCGACGACCCGGTCTTCACGGTCAGCCACGGGGTGCATATCCACGGCTGGGACTATGCCGTCTTCTTAGGCCTCGGGCTACTCTCGGCGCTGGTCGGCATCGTCGTCATGCGCGGCGCCACCGCGACCGAAGGCTGGCTCCGGCAGCATGTCCCGCCGGCCTGGCTCCGGCCCGGAATCGGTGCCATCCCGGTCGGCCTTTTGGCGCTGGTCTGGCCCCAGGTGTTGGGCAGCGGCCGTGGCGGCATCGAGCTCGATCTCCATACGGCACTGCCGCTGCCGTTCCTGATCGGGCTGGTGCTGGCCAAGATCGCCGCCTCGGCGATCTCGATCGGCGCCGGCTTCCGCGGCGGCCTGTTCAGCTCGGCCCTGTTCATCGGCAGCCTGATGGGCGGCGCCATCGCCATGCTGATCGACCGGCTGGTGCCGGCGGCGGTGCTGGACCCGCTCGCCTATTCGCTGGTCGGCATGGGCACGGTCGCGGCCGCGATCGTCGGCGCGCCGACCGCGATGATCCTGCTCGTGCTCGAGGCGACCGGCGATTTCGCCGCGACGGTCGGCGCCATGGTCGGCGTCGTCGCGGCTTCGATCGCGGTCCGCCACTGGTTCGGCTATTCGTTTGCGACCTGGCGCTTCCACACGCGCGGCCTCAAGATCCGCAGCCCCGAGGACGTGGCCTGGTTCGACGAGATCAAGGTCGGCCGCCTGATGCGCAGCGATCCGAAGACCGTGCCGGTCGACATCACCATCGCGGCGCTGCGCCGCGCCTACCCGCTCGGCAGCACCAAGCAGGTGTTCGCGATCGAGGACGGCAAGCTCGCCGGCATGATCGATCTGTCTGAAGCCTACGGGCCCGACCTCGAGGGCGATCCGGCCGTGCTGACCGCGCGCGGGCTCGTCCATGATGCGCCGTTCCTGCTGCCGACCGACGGCTTGCGCCAGGCGCTGGCCGCGTTCGGCGAGTCCCGGCTCGAAACCCTGCCGGTCGTGAACGATCGGAACGCCCGGCAGACCGTGGGCTACCTGACCGAAGCCTATGCGCTCAGGCGCTACGCCCAGGAACTGGAGCGCCGGCGCGGCGAATCGGACGGCGGCTCCAGCCTGTTCGGCGGTACCCCGTCCACCCCCTAGGCCCAGGGATCGTAGCTGCCGAAGCTCCAGACGTTGCCTTCGGGATCGCGTGCGGAATAGCCGCGGCCGCCGTAATCCTTGTCGTTCGGTCCCTCGAGGATCTCGGCGCCGGCGGCGCGTGCGCGCCCGGCGTGCGCATCGACGTCGTCGACGACCAGGTACAGCCCCATTGTCGCGCCGCCGGCCTCGGCGACCGTCTTCATCCTCGCCGCCCGGGCGTAGTCGGTATCGGCGACGCTGCTGATCATGACCATCCGGTCGCGCCAGGTCAGCTGCGCGTGCTGGACGATGCGCGGGTCGTGCTCGTCCAGATAGATCGCGTGGCGTTCGAACCCGAACGCGGCGCTGAGGAAGTCGATCGCGCGCGGGGCATCGACATAGCGAAGCGTGGGGATGATCTCGTGTCGCATAGGCCTGCCTCCTTGAAAACCTGTCGTCGGCTGCTGCCGTCGCGGTCCGGTCTAGCGCCGCCCTGCCTAAGACCTAAGCCTCGATCGGGAGGGCG includes these proteins:
- a CDS encoding thioesterase family protein, with amino-acid sequence MEFQTPFSVHSETVRPEWIDYNGHMNVAYYVLVFDHATDALFDALGLGADYRQARDLSLFAVESHIRYTRELALGDPVRVESRILGADAKRLHFGHEMFHGTGGWQAATIELMAVHVDLATRRTAAFPSDRRPVIDAAAAAHARLPAADWVGRRIVLPPPLR
- a CDS encoding ABC transporter permease subunit yields the protein MATIDTANGRAALRPPPSRLAAFWNSFAENRGALLGLGIMIVLIVIAIGAEFVAPHSPIEQFRSSLLAPPAWVDGGTLQFPLGTDDLGRDILSRLIHGARLSLIIGCIVVTLSLAVGTLLGLSAAFAGGLVDIVLMRLMDVLLVFPSLVLAVVIVAILGHPSLLNAMFAVSIVTLPHYTRLVRAAALSELARDYVTATRCAGASTLRLMLITVLPNCVAPLIVQATLGFSSAILDEAALSFLGLGAQPPTPEWGTMLAGALQYYQRAWWMLTFPGLAILITVLAFNLFGDGLRDALDPKLKR
- a CDS encoding ABC transporter substrate-binding protein; its protein translation is MTHKAMAAACALAAFGFMGAMSAQAKTLVYCSEGAPENFNPQINTTGTTFDANLPVYNKLVEFKHGTTEVESGLAEKWDVSADGTVYTFHLRKGVKWHSNADFKPTRDFNADDVIFSFERQWKDDNPYHKVSGGSYDYFNDMSFPKLLKSVEKVDPYTIKVTLTGPNAPFLADMAMDFMSIQSKEYADALLKKGKPEQIDQQPIGTGPFEFKHYEKDSKINYTAFKGYWGPKPKIDSLVFSIATDPAVRLAKLRANECQVMSFPNIADLPSIKGDKTLQLMEQPGLNIGYLAFNNQKKPFDDKRVRIAVNEAIDKKAILDAVYQGAGQPAKNLIPPTMWAYNNDIQDYKYDPEAAKKLLADAGYPSGFETDLWAMPVQRPYNPDAKRIAELMQSDLAKVGIKANIVSYEWGEYRKRVQQGEHQAAELGWTGDNGDPDNFFVPLSSCAAARPGGGSASKWCNQQFDDLINKAATLTDQNERKKLYLQAQVIMHDEAPFFLIAHSVVFMPMRANVTGYTMSPFGKHQFDQVDLK
- a CDS encoding chloride channel protein, producing MRPTSTAVPAGFFATRRRWLELRWRLLQRALTHSAFRDDELAFLGIAAVAGVLAALCVVVMRIIVTAIHVTAFQIPAGQPLSMGGVREWPLVLIVPVAGGLAVGAVTWAIRRKRPHEIVDAIEANALYGGRMSVRDSLNLALLSMLSSGVGASVGLEAAYTQIGSGLSSQLAEFLKLRRDDRRTLVGCGAAAAIAAAFNAPLAGAFFAFELILGSYTLAQLAPVTIAALAGTFVTRWVFGDDPVFTVSHGVHIHGWDYAVFLGLGLLSALVGIVVMRGATATEGWLRQHVPPAWLRPGIGAIPVGLLALVWPQVLGSGRGGIELDLHTALPLPFLIGLVLAKIAASAISIGAGFRGGLFSSALFIGSLMGGAIAMLIDRLVPAAVLDPLAYSLVGMGTVAAAIVGAPTAMILLVLEATGDFAATVGAMVGVVAASIAVRHWFGYSFATWRFHTRGLKIRSPEDVAWFDEIKVGRLMRSDPKTVPVDITIAALRRAYPLGSTKQVFAIEDGKLAGMIDLSEAYGPDLEGDPAVLTARGLVHDAPFLLPTDGLRQALAAFGESRLETLPVVNDRNARQTVGYLTEAYALRRYAQELERRRGESDGGSSLFGGTPSTP
- a CDS encoding VOC family protein, which encodes MRHEIIPTLRYVDAPRAIDFLSAAFGFERHAIYLDEHDPRIVQHAQLTWRDRMVMISSVADTDYARAARMKTVAEAGGATMGLYLVVDDVDAHAGRARAAGAEILEGPNDKDYGGRGYSARDPEGNVWSFGSYDPWA
- a CDS encoding ABC transporter permease subunit → MLRFILRRVSLIIPTFIGVTLLTFALIRLVPGDPIEVRFGERGIAPERLAELRHEAGLDQPLWRQFVDYELQVAKGDLGISVVTKQPVWQEFTELFPATVELSVCAILFAILVGLPLGVVAAVKRGSPFDYGLMGLSVTGASMPIPWWGLMMILIFSVGLGWTPVSGRISDAFYIEPVTGFMLIDAWFSDDQGAVTSAFSHLILPAIVLGTIPLATVARMTRSAMLEVLNEDYIRTARAKGLGAPRVVLIHALRNALIPVVTVIGLQVGTLLGGAILTETIFSWPGVGHWLVASVQRRDYPVLQGGVLLVASLVMLVNFGVDLTYGFLNPRIRR